tgtatttaatatttattattcaTAACTCGAACTTTCTTCATTTCATTAACGTAAAATGGAactatattttaaatgaaaaaaaatcttgcCTGCGTTTATTAGTTATGAACATTTCAAAGATTTATTGAATCTTTTATTTACACATGACGAAATAAGATCGAGTTTTGATTGGTCAAATTTGTTAAACACGTGGGTAAGCCGCTACTTGAAATTCATCAACTATAAAATCTGCTACGCTATAAAAAAGTATTCACAACTCGTGGGTTAATCAGAAGAAGTGGCTACTAAGATCGtagaagaaataaaatattttcttgctCAGAAATAAAAAGGATAAAATTATTAagggtaaaataaaatttaagaacatggAGAAATTTCTGAAGGAACCTCTGTTTTCAATAACACTTGAACCAGCAAGAAGCTTTTACCATGCTGGAGATGTTATTAAAGGCTATGTAACAGTCGACTTGCAATGCAAATTTTCATTTACAAATATCATTATAAAGTGTCAGGGAAAAGATATAGTTCGAACGAACTGTGATAAAAGAACATTGAATATGCTATGTCATGTACACAACGCATTAAAACTAGAACAAATCATACTTCCGAAAAAGGAAGACAAAATGGTTCATAAGTTAAAATATCCATTTGAGTTTTCTTTACCTGAAAATTTGCCTTCTACGTGGTTAAGTACGGATGAGTCAGGAGTTATGGATATTGAATATTGTGTCAAGGCAAAGTTGAATGGCTTAACAACTCCGACTGCTGTTCAGTCTTGTACATTGCGAGTAAGAACCCCATTTACAGTGCACGAAGTTCCAGAATACGACTTATACAAAGACGAAATTTTTACAATGAATCTTGCAACGAGATCAAGATTTTGCGTGCCCTCCAGCGTCAACGGAATGGTTTCATTAAAAGCAAAAGTACTGAAGCCGATTATGATAGCTGGAGGTAACATTGATGTGGAAGTCGAAGTGAAAAATGAGAGCAAAAATgaattctttttactttttggaTTTTCTCGCTGCATAAAATGTCGTAGCAATGGTTCAAAGTTCATCGGTCCGCTAAATCTGACTCGACCACAAagaggtaaatatttttatcaatatatCTCGCACAAcgctcatttttttttattaatatgcaAGCGTCTCGTTGTTCCCTCAGGTTTTTACTTCATACAAATAGCGATtctccaaataatatttttaaatctattgTCTATTCAGTTCTATTTCCAGAATTGTTTTGCGTCTACGAATGCCACGACTACCAGTCCTAAGCTGGTATTATTGAACATTTTTTTCCAGTGTATTTTAACTAGCTAAAGGACAAacaagtgatttttttcggtttATCAATCTGATGGGCCAATGTAATTAGGCAACTTTTATTGGTTTAGAATGTCTTTACATCAAGAAGAAGTCATATGTGGAAACAGTGCTCACTATTCCTACAACACATCTTGCGAATTTTGCCATGCAACCTTCGATTTGTCGTAGCATACAATCTTCAGTAAAGGACCACGTCTTTCTTGCATTTGGAAAAGCTGGAGGAAAAAAAGTGCTAAAAGAAATTCGTttgccagtatatatattctccTCTGGTTTCGAAAAGGAAGAACTAACAAAAGCTAGTATGCCCATGGAATTAAATACAGAACGAAGGTTTCAGAGGAATAAAAAAAGCAgggaaaaagaaattttagagAATGAAAAAGTACCAACCAGTGTTATTGCCGAAGAAAGCGATTTGCTGGTGCAAGTTGGCAGCGAGCTGAATGATAAACCAATTCTAATAGATAATGAAGCTGATTTTGTTAGACACGATAATAAGGTATTTGTCACAACATCTAGAGACATAGAAACAGATGATGAAGGATATGTTGAAATAAATTACGAGCATATAGAAGTTTCAAGTGAAGGTAATGAATATAACGAAGAAGAGACACAAAGCGCAGTTGTCAGCAACGAAGACAATAAGTTGAAAGAACAGCAAAAGTTTATGGATCTCATTCATTCAGACGACGATATCagccaaaataaacaaaatgaaggtGCAAATAAGACAATGCCGTTAGACAGTGACACTAACACATCAACATCACTGAAATTGATAGCTGCTTTTGCTGTTGCAACAGGCGCAGCTTTCATGCAAAGAAGGTGAAAGTGAACACGTTTAAAAATGATATGTTGTAACTACGTTATATGTTGTCTGTAATGTTACCATTTTGGCGCGAAATTATGAAATTAGattattaaaacatttatattcATTGTATTGTTTTGTTAAGTAGTGCGCGTCATACTTTATGCAAGAGGAACCGTTGGGTGCGACGCGGGagagaaaattaataaatttcatTATCTAGAAAATGCGGAAAAATGAACCCTCACTTCCCTTTTATAGTGAGAGAATACGAACTCATATGTTGACAATTTTGACAACAAACTTTCTGATTCCTTAACAAAATATTATTGCGCAGAAATATTAATGGTAAGAGGGATAGTCCCCAGTGCTTCCAGCTTCGACGACCCTGttactaaaaataacaaaactttaGCAAACAAAACTTCCACGCAAGTGAAACAGAAGGTATCAAATAAATCAATTTCCAAAGTCAATCCGTTGCATATTTACTACATCATGTCAgaatattattgtttttgttgttgttggtatTGTTGGTTGTTATTCGgttgttatttttgtcattgtttacattgttggtgttgttgttgtttttgttggtaTTTTTAGTTGTTATTGCcgttgtttttctgttattggagaaaaataatttttattactcCGTCTGTTAGCAACAAAAGCAACAGCTGTTCTTCCTGGTTTCTATTGAACATAATCTTGATTGTTTTTACAGTTCACTTGTTTAGGAATAATTACAACAATTTTCAATCATCAAATTGAACAACagcgttttatttttaactttttatttattttccaacTTTTAAGTACGCCCACACGAATAATGAGAAACCATAAAAACCATGTAATATGATTGAAAAGAAAGACGTTGTAGAAGAATTCCAAAGTTGCTGATTGCAAATACATATTTCCATTCCATGTTTTCTATCACTTCAGTACTTTTGTTAGCGTTTTAGTTTGAACTGATTAAACGACAATATTTTTACATGcatgtttttaaagaaataaaacaagCAAGGGGGTCTCGTAGCCTAGGTTGGTTTTATGATCTTGGTACCAATAATTCATACGAGTTTTTTTAAGAATGCCAAGCAAGCTTATCTAATAGATACTAAGTTCATGTATCATCTTTATAACTAGAATCTTCTAACAAATTAGGATCTAAGAACCAACTAAAATTTGACGAAAACTCGACGAAAAGTTGACGATTTCTTCAAAAACATGTAGGGAAGGGAAGATGATAGCAAAGATTATAGAGGTGCATAACCTAAAAGTTCCAGGAAGgctttataatatttattagCTTTAGTACTCGATTTTTTTATACACAGGTTTACCGTAAACAAAACACaactc
This is a stretch of genomic DNA from Hydractinia symbiolongicarpus strain clone_291-10 chromosome 9, HSymV2.1, whole genome shotgun sequence. It encodes these proteins:
- the LOC130657183 gene encoding uncharacterized protein LOC130657183 yields the protein MEKFLKEPLFSITLEPARSFYHAGDVIKGYVTVDLQCKFSFTNIIIKCQGKDIVRTNCDKRTLNMLCHVHNALKLEQIILPKKEDKMVHKLKYPFEFSLPENLPSTWLSTDESGVMDIEYCVKAKLNGLTTPTAVQSCTLRVRTPFTVHEVPEYDLYKDEIFTMNLATRSRFCVPSSVNGMVSLKAKVLKPIMIAGGNIDVEVEVKNESKNEFFLLFGFSRCIKCRSNGSKFIGPLNLTRPQRECLYIKKKSYVETVLTIPTTHLANFAMQPSICRSIQSSVKDHVFLAFGKAGGKKVLKEIRLPVYIFSSGFEKEELTKASMPMELNTERRFQRNKKSREKEILENEKVPTSVIAEESDLLVQVGSELNDKPILIDNEADFVRHDNKVFVTTSRDIETDDEGYVEINYEHIEVSSEGNEYNEEETQSAVVSNEDNKLKEQQKFMDLIHSDDDISQNKQNEGANKTMPLDSDTNTSTSLKLIAAFAVATGAAFMQRR